A stretch of the Lactuca sativa cultivar Salinas chromosome 9, Lsat_Salinas_v11, whole genome shotgun sequence genome encodes the following:
- the LOC111881201 gene encoding GRF1-interacting factor 1 isoform X2: MQHQLMHQMQHRPTPTPTGAFNTTTITTDHIQQYLDENKALILNILENQSTGKFSECAENQTRLQHNLMYLAAIADCQPKSSSTQLQQLQQMVPNSHMLTQSHTVFPQQPPFTMIQQQQQHVLQSQLGIQAPRSGSGTSMEGQGCGVFPDFSFGEVASSHGVRTATFLTAKDNRGIAGSASSHDTHEHEGSHDFPQKKGKLTTTT, from the exons ATGCAGCACCAACTCATGCACCAGATGCAGCACCGCCCCACACCCACACCCACAGGTGCCTTCAACACCACCACTATTACTACTGATCATATCCAACAg TATTTGGATGAAAACAAGGCACTGATCTTGAACATTCTGGAAAATCAGAGTACAGGAAAGTTCAGTGAATGTGCAGA AAACCAAACAAGGCTACAGCACAATCTCATGTATTTGGCTGCAATAGCCGACTGTCAACCAAAGTCATCTTCTACTCAACTCCAG CAATTGCAACAGATGGTCCCCAATTCCCATATGTTGACTCAATCACACACAGTGTTCCCTCAGCAACCACCCTTTACAATGAtacagcagcagcagcaacacGTGTTGCAGAGCCAGCTTGGCATTCAGGCCCCACGAAGCGGAAGTGGGACCAGCATGGAAGGTCAAGGATGTGGAGTTTTTCCTGATTTCAGCTTTGGGGAAGTAGCCTCCTCACATGGAGTTAGAACAGCAACCTTTTTAACAGCTAAAGATAACAGAGGCATAGCTGGTAGTGCTTCTAGTCATGATACTCATGAACATGAAGGTTCACACGACTTTCCACAAAAGAAAGGAAAATTAACCACAACAACTTAA
- the LOC111881201 gene encoding GRF1-interacting factor 1 isoform X1, with translation MQHQLMHQMQHRPTPTPTGAFNTTTITTDHIQQYLDENKALILNILENQSTGKFSECAENQTRLQHNLMYLAAIADCQPKSSSTQLQQQQLQQMVPNSHMLTQSHTVFPQQPPFTMIQQQQQHVLQSQLGIQAPRSGSGTSMEGQGCGVFPDFSFGEVASSHGVRTATFLTAKDNRGIAGSASSHDTHEHEGSHDFPQKKGKLTTTT, from the exons ATGCAGCACCAACTCATGCACCAGATGCAGCACCGCCCCACACCCACACCCACAGGTGCCTTCAACACCACCACTATTACTACTGATCATATCCAACAg TATTTGGATGAAAACAAGGCACTGATCTTGAACATTCTGGAAAATCAGAGTACAGGAAAGTTCAGTGAATGTGCAGA AAACCAAACAAGGCTACAGCACAATCTCATGTATTTGGCTGCAATAGCCGACTGTCAACCAAAGTCATCTTCTACTCAACTCCAG CAACAGCAATTGCAACAGATGGTCCCCAATTCCCATATGTTGACTCAATCACACACAGTGTTCCCTCAGCAACCACCCTTTACAATGAtacagcagcagcagcaacacGTGTTGCAGAGCCAGCTTGGCATTCAGGCCCCACGAAGCGGAAGTGGGACCAGCATGGAAGGTCAAGGATGTGGAGTTTTTCCTGATTTCAGCTTTGGGGAAGTAGCCTCCTCACATGGAGTTAGAACAGCAACCTTTTTAACAGCTAAAGATAACAGAGGCATAGCTGGTAGTGCTTCTAGTCATGATACTCATGAACATGAAGGTTCACACGACTTTCCACAAAAGAAAGGAAAATTAACCACAACAACTTAA
- the LOC111881200 gene encoding F-box/kelch-repeat protein OR23: MPPPLTSYSFTSGAEFHTQNPTLTLIPGLPDDLATLILAFLPFSHHGRLKSICKSWKQFFSSRTLRSIRHKHIPLLKRSHILCIFPQDPSISSPYLFDPQNLAWCYLPPMPCNPHVYGLCNFTSVSHDSRLYVLGGSLFDTRSFPLDRPSPSSAAFRYDFVTQSWDSLPPMLSPRGSFACAAIPNTDRILVAGGGSRHTMFGAAGSRMSSVEMYDIRRNEWVALDGLPRFRAGCVGFMVGNVDEEKEFWVMGGYGESRTILGVFPVDEYYRDAVVMQLKNGGVGKWRELGDMWEEGERRQLGRIAIVEDINGGSPGIFMLDKNDIFRYDMASNHWWKETSVPKRAADESSMGFTALNSELHVMVLYNGADSAENRRLRRNKRSASIFLQIYHPQKKTWRTLITKPPFQQPLDFKTAVMCTIRL; this comes from the exons ATGCCTCCTCCATTGACATCTTATTCATTCACTAGCGGTGCAGAATTTCATACACAAAAtccaaccctaaccctaattccaGGACTCCCGGACGATTTAGCAACCTTGATTCTTGCTTTTCTTCCGTTCTCTCATCACGGGCGACTCAAATCCATTTGTAAATCATGGAAACAGTTTTTCTCATCGAGAACCCTACGCTCAATCCGCCATAAACACATCCCTCTCTTAAAACGCTCTCACATCCTCTGTATCTTCCCTCAAGACCCTTCCATTTCTTCGCCTTACCTATTCGACCCCCAAAATCTCGCCTGGTGTTATCTTCCTCCGATGCCATGTAATCCTCACGTATATGGTCTCTGTAATTTCACATCTGTTTCTCATGATTCTCGCCTGTATGTACTTGGTGGGTCCCTATTTGATACCCGATCATTCCCGCTGGATCGCCCATCCCCTTCTTCTGCGGCTTTCCGATATGATTTTGTGACACAAAGTTGGGATTCTCTTCCTCCCATGCTTTCACCTCGTGGGAGCTTTGCCTGTGCGGCAATCCCTAATACTGACCGGATTCTTGTGGCTGGCGGTGGGTCCAGGCACACCATGTTTGGTGCTGCGGGAAGCAGGATGAGCTCTGTGGAGATGTATGACATTAGGAGGAATGAATGGGTGGCATTGGATGGATTGCCCAGGTTTCGAGCAGGCTGTGTTGGGTTTATGGTGGGGAATGTGGATGAAGAGAAGGAATTTTGGGTTATGGGTGGGTATGGCGAGTCAAGGACAATTCTGGGTGTTTTTCCTGTAGACGAGTATTACAGGGATGCAGTGGTGATGCAGTTGAAAAATGGTGGGGTTGGGAAGTGGAGAGAGCTTGGGGATATGTGGGAAGAAGGAGAGAGGAGGCAGCTTGGAAGAATTGCAATTGTTGAGGATATCAATGGAGGTTCTCCTGGAATTTTCATGCTCGACAAGAATGATATATTCAG GTATGACATGGCTTCAAACCACTGGTGGAAGGAAACCAGTGTGCCAAAAAGAGCAGCAGATGAGTCATCAATGGGGTTCACTGCTCTAAACAGTGAGCTGCATGTTATGGTCCTTTACAATGGAGCTGATTCAGCAGAGAACCGAAGGTTGAGACGCAATAAAAGGTCAGCATCTATATTCCTCCAAATATACCACCCTCAGAAGAAGACATGGAGAACCCTAATCACCAAACCACCATTTCAACAACCTTTAGATTTCAAAACTGCAGTTATGTGCACTATTCGACTCTAA